DNA from Variovorax sp. PBL-H6:
ACGGTGCGTTACGTGCCGAATCGGCATCCCGGGAGTATCCGATAATTTGATAACAACGGCCACGATTGCTTCCACTGCGCCGGCACAATCCGTCGCGCTTCACCTCACCACCCCGCAGTGCGCGTCCTGGACGGGCTGGGAGTTCCTCAAGCAGCTCATCAGCGGAGGCGAGAGCGGCCACAAGGCCAGGCCATCGCACCCGGACTGGCACCGCGTCGCGCGCGACTTCGCGCAAGCGCATGGCATCGCCTACATGCTGAAGCAGATTGGCGAGTGGGCGCCTGGCTCCGGTGACTTCGGACAGGGCCGGTACCGCACCGCTGCGGTGGCGCAGGATGGCCGGGTTGTCGATGGCGGATTTGATCGCGCCGGCTATCCGGCAGGCGCCACATCAGCTGACGGCTGGGCCATGGTTCACTGGGCAGGAAGGAAGGCCGCTGGCCGGCTGCTGGACGACCGCGAGTGGAACGAGGTGCCGTCATGAAGCGCCGTAGATCAGCGCTTGCTCATCGCGCCACTGGTGATCTGCTGGATGTAGCTGAGGCGGCCCTTCACTGCAAGGCCATCCTGTTGCAGGTGCCCGAAAAAGCCTGTCAGTTCCTTCTCGAGTTGGTGCAAGTTGTCCTGGAGATGACTGAGCCGAAGTTGTTCGTTGATCAATGCCTCGGGATGGCGGCTCAAATGCAGCTGTTGGAGGTTGAATTCCAAGCACGCGATGATGTCCTTAAACCGAACGACGTGTGCAACGCTCTCGTAGGTCGGAAGTGTGTGGACCGGAACAGCGTCGATCGTCTTCCAGAACTCCCGGTAGAAGGTATCTGTATAGACGTCAGTGAGCCAGCGGCTTGCATCCTCCCGGAGACTGCAGACAGCAGCCTCGGCTTCTCGAAACTCTTGCAGAGCCATGTCAGCCAGCGCCCCCACTGCACTGAGCGATCTTGCGGCCTGATCATTGGAAATCTCCCTCTGCAGGTTCCGGCTGTGTACAGCCTGCCGACGAGCAACTTCAATAGCCGCGACGATCGCTCCGATCGACCCAACGGCCTGAATCCATGCGGCAGTCGATTGGCTCGCAAGGAAGTCGCCGATGGCCTTCCATCCGAAAGCCATGTAGAAGCCCGCTACTACTCCGGCCGTAACGACGAGCGAGAACGCTACGTAGTCAGCGGTTGTGTATCCCTTGTTCACGCTCGCTCCTCTCGTTCTGGGAAGGTCCAAGTATGGGCTACCTGAACCCGCTACTGAAGCTGCCCGCCGGGCGCGCGCTTCTTGACCTGCCGCCCGAGGACCGCCGCCGCATCGAGGCCGTGCTGCGCCAGCTGCGTGACCAGGCGAACGACGAGGCCGAGAGCGCTTGGCGCAGGCGCAAGGGCCCTATGGCCGCCTATTGGCGCGCCGTGTCTACCTACGCGCGGCACCTTGCGCACGCGCTTTCGAAGGACACCACCCAATGAACGACACCGCCAAAATCATGCCCGTCGAGCAGTGCGGCGCCGTCAGCAAGTGCATGGGCAGCCCGTCGAGCTACGCCTCGCAGCTGACCAGCGGCTACTCGTCGCACAAACCCGCGGCGACGCGAGTTGCGGCGCACGCGCTGGCGCAGCTGGAGGCGGCTCACGCGAAGGACGTGGCTATGCACGAGGCGAACCGGCCCGCGATCGAGAACAACAAGGTCGTGAGGTCGCGCGTCGAGGCGCTGATGGCGGAGATCGGCATGCCCGTGTCCTATTCAGAACGCGACCTCAAGTCCCGGTCACGTTCCCCGAAGAGCATCCGCCACGATGCCGGCTACCTGGGCGAGCTTCGCCGGCACTGCCCGACCACGGACGGCTTCGAGTCAGCGACCCACACCTACGAGCGGCTGCTGAAGGACTACCAGGCCTACGCCGAACGCGCCGAGCTCGAGGCGAAGCAGGCGAAGGAGAAGCAAGCGCGTGAGGCCGCCGCCGTGGTGGAGCGCCGCAAGGCCGACATGGAGCTGGCGGCCATGCTGCTGCGATACGAGTTGCCGATCGAATCAAGCTGGTCCGACGTGCTGGAGGCGCTGCGCTCGCGCGACCAGCGGCTCGACCTCGCCGCGGCCATGTCGCAGACCCGAGGCGACTGGTCGGAGGGTCCCTACCGGGTGAGCGGCGCGGTCGGGCGCTTCCAGATCGAGACCACCGAGGACAAGGACATCGCGACCTGCATCCTGTCGTGCCTCGAAGATTTCGAGGACGGTCGCGTGTTCCGCGACTGCATCTGGAGCTACAGCGTGCTGTTCGCCGAGGCCAAGGATCCGCAGCTGTCTGCTGACGTGCAGAAGGCGCTGCAGCACGCGGGAGACGAGTCGTGAAGCGCACTGCCCAGCTCTCCCCCTGCGGCACCTACCGCACGCGCCTCGGCTGGGTCTGGGACGACCGTCCGATCCTCCTCGCGTGCATGTTCAACCCGAGCGACGCCAATGGCGAGCGTGACGACCAGACCTGCACCCTGCTCTGCCACATTGCCAGCCACAACGGCTTCGGCGGCCTGACGATCGTCAACGGCATCCCGCTGATCTCATCCACGCCGGCAGCGGCCACCGAGATGACGAACTGGGACAAGACGCAGGACTGGTACGCGCGCGATCGCCTGCACCAGAACGTCGGGATCATTGTCGAGGAGGTTGCGCGCGCCGGTGCGGTGCTGCTGGCCTGGGGCGCCTTGGCCGACCGATGCTCCGACTGGTTCGACAACGTGCGCGAGGAGATCGAGTGCGCGCTGCCCGACGGCGTGCCGCTCTACTGCCTCGGCAAGACCTCCGGCGGCTACCCGAAGCACCCGATGGCGCGGGGCAAGCACAAGGTGCCCAAGGACGCGAAGCTGCTGCCCTGGAGGTCGTCATGACCATCGGACTTCTCGAGCAGCTGATCGACGGCGCGCGCCAGCTGGCCGGCGAAGAAGGCAGGCTCCACGGTGGGCGGATCTGGCACTTCGAGGGTGGCCGGTCTTGCCCCATTGGGTGGGACCTCTGTTCTCAGGCCGTCTACGTCGATCTGGCGTTTGGCGAGCACGACTACGGCCAGCCCGGCGGCCCCGGCTACGCTGATTGCCGAGAGAACTGCAGCCATGGCATGCAGCCCCCGCCCGAGGACGATCTGTGACCACGAAGCACTTCTCCGCCCTGGCCAGCGCCACCGCGCGGGCCATGGCCGCGGTGCGCACCGAGCACTGCCCTGCCCCTGACTACCGCCCCGCGGCGCCCGTGCGCGCCTCCATGCCCTGCACGAGGTGCGGCGGCGTCCTCAAGTTCAACGTGTCGGCCGAGGGCCGCACCAGCGGCCGCTGCTCGAGCGCCGGCTGCATCACCTGGAGAGACCTTTGACCATCACAGCATTCCCGCTGGCATGGCCGCTGCACAAGCCGCGCACTGACCACTGGCGGATCGAGCGCTCGGCCTTCGACAGGAAGCGTAGCCTGGCCTCCGCGCGCGACCTGCTGGTGAACGAGATCAAGCTGCTGCGCGGCACCGACCTGATTGTCTCCAGCAACATCCCGCTGCGCCTCGATGGCCTGCCGAGATCTGGCTATGCTGCGCCGCGCGATGCAGGCGTCGCGATCTGCTTCAAGCGCGACAAGCAGGACATGGCATTCGCCTGCGATCGGTGGGACCGTGTCGAGGACAACATCTACGCCATAGCCAAGACCATCGACGCGCTGCGCGGCGTCGCGCGCTGGGGGACTGGCGACATGCTGAAGGCTGCCTTCACCGGCTTCACCGCGCTGCCGCCGCCGATCGTGGCCGGCATGGCGCGGCCCTGGTGGGAGGTGCTCGGCGTACCGCAAGACGCCGGCCGCCAGGCCATTGATGCCGCCTGGCGCCGCCTCTCCAGCCAGCACCACCCGGACAAGGGCGGCACTGCCGAGCGCATGGCCGAGATCAACACCGCGCGCGATGCTGCGTTGAAGGAACG
Protein-coding regions in this window:
- a CDS encoding DUF1643 domain-containing protein; amino-acid sequence: MKRTAQLSPCGTYRTRLGWVWDDRPILLACMFNPSDANGERDDQTCTLLCHIASHNGFGGLTIVNGIPLISSTPAAATEMTNWDKTQDWYARDRLHQNVGIIVEEVARAGAVLLAWGALADRCSDWFDNVREEIECALPDGVPLYCLGKTSGGYPKHPMARGKHKVPKDAKLLPWRSS
- a CDS encoding DUF5131 family protein, which encodes MITTATIASTAPAQSVALHLTTPQCASWTGWEFLKQLISGGESGHKARPSHPDWHRVARDFAQAHGIAYMLKQIGEWAPGSGDFGQGRYRTAAVAQDGRVVDGGFDRAGYPAGATSADGWAMVHWAGRKAAGRLLDDREWNEVPS
- a CDS encoding J domain-containing protein → MTITAFPLAWPLHKPRTDHWRIERSAFDRKRSLASARDLLVNEIKLLRGTDLIVSSNIPLRLDGLPRSGYAAPRDAGVAICFKRDKQDMAFACDRWDRVEDNIYAIAKTIDALRGVARWGTGDMLKAAFTGFTALPPPIVAGMARPWWEVLGVPQDAGRQAIDAAWRRLSSQHHPDKGGTAERMAEINTARDAALKERT
- a CDS encoding DUF1631 domain-containing protein, which encodes MNDTAKIMPVEQCGAVSKCMGSPSSYASQLTSGYSSHKPAATRVAAHALAQLEAAHAKDVAMHEANRPAIENNKVVRSRVEALMAEIGMPVSYSERDLKSRSRSPKSIRHDAGYLGELRRHCPTTDGFESATHTYERLLKDYQAYAERAELEAKQAKEKQAREAAAVVERRKADMELAAMLLRYELPIESSWSDVLEALRSRDQRLDLAAAMSQTRGDWSEGPYRVSGAVGRFQIETTEDKDIATCILSCLEDFEDGRVFRDCIWSYSVLFAEAKDPQLSADVQKALQHAGDES